Part of the Macrobrachium rosenbergii isolate ZJJX-2024 chromosome 2, ASM4041242v1, whole genome shotgun sequence genome is shown below.
ggttcttccttatctctccttcagtagagatctctctccttccccctcttcgcTCGCTTACCAGGCAAAGACTGTGGGGGGGCAGTTGGGCGACCTTttcttgggtacctcctctcgcttcgtagggcagttcccctcgtagcgagaggagtttccctctctaatcatctttgctttttctttcaggttgacagtgagcatcgcagacagcagtagttggctggatatctcgggGGATATCTCACATGAAGGAGTCCCAAcattcatttagtgttgcttcgggattgaccacaatacctggctggATGACGTAGTTCCATAtcgggatcgttccgactctgttcccgccaatgtggatcgatcactgtcattgctggccttcatgtatgctgtggcaatgcctctggGATATCGTttgtccatctgctcctgctattccctgtgttatgctcctgttaactcgacgacagtctctgggcagctcttcctggtctcctgccgcagctgtcctgattgttcctgtcgctgctggtgactttcatgtgacgttcctggccattgcagtagctcctgccttctgaactgcttctgtagctcctgcatcagctgtcctgatcgtccctgctgcttctcctggtggtcattCCCAGGGccacttccattgtgttcctgtcAGCTGCCTTGGAGGTTacaatgtctgccatcctgtagaagatgttggcgtgaaggtgtaggaagtcgccttgtggaagtgacattcctggctgttgcagtagctcctgccttccgaaccactaCCATAgttcctgcattggctgtcctgatcatgcctgccgcttctcctggctgttgtgcccggggccgcttccgttgtgttcctgccagcttcCCTGGATGTTACGATGCTTACCATCCTATAGAAGATGTGGGCataaaggtgaaggaagtcgccctgtggaaagtgacgttcctggccattgcagtagctcctgccttctgaaccgctgccgtagctcttGCATCaactgtcctgatcatgcctgctgcttctcctggtggtcatgtcctgggctgcttccgttgtgttcctgcctggcTGGCCAGGAGATTACCATGTTTCGTGTCCACTATCCtatagaagatgtcggagtggaggtaaAGGAAGTaaccctgtggaagtagccgccgtcttcttcatcttacctttgatttcgtcttctgctgcctcttcccttcctctcccgaggtccaagtgGGTCCCGGGAAttggacagacctccatcggctgaaggctgcttcttccccttgatgcccttggacgtctagggactgcctccttccgaggaggcggTGGGTCTCTCagtggctcttcccgaccttcaggTTAGGAAACCAATTCACAtaccctgggttttgtgtttccgGAGCTGCGgccgcgcagacctcagtttatgatcccgttcccagtcctagaggttctgcctctaagacgggggctgcttcgggtGCTCGTTCgtgagccgctccgagtgcttgagattctatggaatatcaagtatcccgatctggtctggagagtatttcctcggcccagttcgggagcagtgcgagagaaagggtccaggcacccaggtgtctcagctcttcctgccagcaccacaagtgcTCCCCAAGCGCTTGTCGGTGCTCAGTCttgttcccagcctggtgtctcgatcctgtcagttcgaacaccagaagaagcagggaagagattcccttcgggagttctgcgggacttctaagggactgactctcttcagggagacaagtttctctcgttggctcttcccgcccttggGCGGGAACCAATTCACATTCTCCAGTGGGGTCTGGCGTTTCGGGGGCCGCGAAAGCGCGGCCTTGAGAGGCCGCGCCCTTGTTGctagtcttggaagtctgcgtctaagactcgttctgtgcctggctctttcgatctcttaggaaactgaaagcagccgttCCCGATCTTTGGGAGTCTCATGGGTAGCTCGAATTCCATGAATCATGagtgctctcctgacgagagaaagtgccaagacacccaggtgtctgggtgccgagacgccaggtgtctcaatactgcccgccagctgcttcggttgcttgcaacccttgcagttcccgaggggccgagagtgtcggggGCCGCCGTGGTCCTTGCTTCcaagagcgttctcgaccagatgaactcttttcttcagagaaggagttcattcaggtcgagacaccaagcttctcccttgccttgacagaatacgaattattcttgcctcggagggttcggccaactgcagttctgtgggcaattctggtgcttaagaagaaggactttgtcccaatttcAGATCTCCGGTTTTGTAAGTCCCGAGTTAGCTCGACTCTTAGGAACAAAGCATGCTTGGTTCTGTCTTTCTCTTGCAGaaatttgccagatacctcggtaatcaaggttcgtactagggcactgccttgtcctttggacaatggccaagaccttggggtcttagtcatatcgactcgaccttgagttcaagccagccccccctcaactcctaagaagtcccaggcttcgataGAAGATTGCGGAACATAGCCCACTCctacccttctaggaaagtgtgcataactgtgtctctttccatcctctttcccataagggaggagggaagaagggaagagagaaagaagtatcgactgggaagaagttctcctactggatgaaatgatacttatcaagtctctggagctggcagcaacactgccgagacctgggaatggattccttcaggagaagtatctatttctcTTAGGTCTCGGTAATTCTtttcatcccgcttcctctcccgtgctccctattcgggaaatgccagcctggctagagctaattgtctctgTATCCTGTCATCTTGAAGAAGCTTCTCCATGGCGGAGTCTGAATGGAAGCCTGCTttcattcctccatccttctttcctcttcgaagtatgaggaaggagttaggctaatgcttgactgaaggaaccttcgaatatgctttcATAGTCCCATCACATCATGTGTCTACTTAtggattcaccgatcgaggaataggcgcacacctgtaagactttctcttgaaggtgtgggaccgagacgattagtaccttctcatcaccatcgtagactcaaggcagccttctggccttccgagaattcaggatgagttttgcgacactcagtggttcgttgaacaacaaaccacagtagtggcatttgtcgacaaacaagagggaatcgtttttgcctcctgtttcatctgtcaacatttgcaggtactcgagtgttctatagcgcactcaacatctcaattagccagatgcatatccccggtggggatgtattggcaggcaagcttggcctcgggtttgagtgatcgggacagaatgTGCTGCTCACtcaaagattcacgaagagattgcttgactgagaaatccctaccatctttctgttgcctccctgcacaagtcggtagttttttctcactccttcataccagacccaggggccggtACGGCGAGGCATActgtctttctgggaaacttgatagctgcatttttccctctgtatttgtctgtttcgctaggggttctcaagtattgctcaccccgagttacagacaaatgttGGAAGACTTCACCTCtcgcccgacctgatagccgaggcatcaagaagagttctgctttacccaacctcctgtagcagctacacaagaagcagttctttgGGCAGTACATCTtggtgtgttcaggactgggagaccttccagcttcccttgcaagcataggctttctcactGAGCAGCAGCGGCTATtcctggatatctcttgaagtcctctgcaacactcccagggactggagccgtcttcactggtgggtgtcgttgcggaactccttctcgggtcagagtcgctcttcaagtctggacttcctcgtcttctctgccgagggttgcttctttcccttccatttgtgaagaacgtaggcccttgcgacatAGTCTTCCATCTGAAGTAGCCtcctcctcagtcaagatttagctacagATGaaaagcttcttcggtcttgatgtcccagggaactgttccctgggtggcatgtgactctcatttatggttcctgtcccatgctgcacacgcctttacgagagtcgtcggatagagatgtgcccttgTAGGACCATCTCTCTTCTTGCTCCGGCCtgggcgtagaagatggaagaacaggtgaaggggatcaatacctcgactccttctcagatgtcgtaggtggactccgaatccttcagcatctattgtcgggttcgagtcgtccttgttcccctcctcttTGGACTTTGTATTaatgatccagatcatttgttactttgtcctttagggagctgtggtactttccgaagaGGCTTgacactcctaacctggatgtcgtcaacattttcgctagtactctctctcccaaggaagaaatgtctaaggacacatcttcctcctgacttcatgaagcgatcgaaggaggtacttaGCAGCTGACAACAACAATACCAGTaccttccacctgagagctcacgaagccgaaggcttggtccatcccttacattccagaagtttctgtcagGCTGGAATTAGGACATGGTCTCGtggaccacactcttgtcttcctatggtcttgcccacaggcccttggaaccttttttccttggccctgtggtggctgctcaacaggttgtgttttcttacctggctccttcaagaggatgagTAGCATCTCTCcgaaggtgttggttctggaagtgagaaggataccgagagtggctggcctctcttcctcctccttccccatccttctacttctcctccttcgggatgagaataggacccGAACCAACACATGCTAGACCTGGTGCTGATGCAGTAAGACTAACATcaagcacccattctatttttctcctagaatcgtagaagcaattctgctccttcctctagcgaggggaggaaggaaagtctggcaataagggaaactctatctcagcttttccgtactgcctccaactcttaagattcttccagcctatttcgtacgAGACAATTTCCTCGCTCAtgcaaaaaggtccagtatctgacatttgatcttgcagtttctacactccaatcaatatgtcagaggcttgGGTACTccttgctctttcgaccaggagtgcAGAACTGTAGTCAGTttaggagactcactcagattcctccctccaaccagtgagtcttcctaatgtaagggaccgacggtttgtatatcgtgtcggaacaaatcacagtttttgaaagtaaattgtatttttcataactatacaaacctgaggtcctttacattacatattatgcccacctcatgccactgCTCAATCTGAGCTTGGACCGAAagacaaactggaatgtttacatccgggcagacGGGTATTCcagcctacctggcggtagttactgcctaaccaccttgctcaagagtttaacggccgtttccagcctacgctgaaagtcattcctaatgtaaagaatgtcaggtttgtatagttagggaaaatacaacttactttcaaaaattgtggtTTTGTAATGCAGGCTACTCTGGCCCAGCCCCCTACTGCTCTGATCAATCATCTCACCAGACTGGTAGGGGGTTACAGGAATCATGAAATCCCCTGCTTGCTTGTACAACCAGGCTCATGACATTTCTGGGTGGTGTTCAACTCCAGTTGAAGGTGATGGTTTGGATTTCcatagaaataataacaagttttaaaagtaatttgtatttttcataggtgtACAAACCACAGCCTTTTATGTACTTGAATGCACCTCAGCTGTCCCTATGTGTCCCTGCGGCCAGAGGAAAAGTGGCTAGTATCAGTAGGTGAGTGACAGGTATCCCCTTGCTAGCCCTccttaaccaccagttaacttccttgttaccaagttcaacaacTGATGCAGCTTGCTTTGATGGATACTCGTATATAAAAGGCTCcggttttaaaatttgttgtatTAATAGACTGCATAAAGTATATagtaatattttgtgtatactACTACGCCTTTTTCCACAGGTTCCATCTGACCTCCTGTGCAGTGTTAAGAATCTTCGGGCAGAATTAAACCAAGTTTCAAAAGATTTGTGCGAAGTCCAAAAACAACAGCATGAAGTCATGTCTACTATTCAGGCACAGCTGAAGGTTTATTGTGGTCAGTTTGATGAATTAAGTAAAGCAGCAGGTGATGTTGCATTAGAATAGGAAGGTAAATATTGTAAGTGAATGTTGGAGCATAATGTCATTCTAGATTGGTGCCAAATATAAAGCTCTTTTTTCTTATACTACATATGGCATAACTTGTTTATGACAACCTG
Proteins encoded:
- the TBC1d7 gene encoding uncharacterized protein TBC1d7 isoform X2 yields the protein MELESAAQKLELRFSKAESELTALSYKIDQEYSTLAAEEGKGSIVPSDLLCSVKNLRAELNQVSKDLCEVQKQQHEVMSTIQAQLKVYCGQFDELSKAAGDVALE